Genomic segment of Flavobacteriales bacterium:
ATTTGGGCAACGCCACAGGAAATACCATTCTGTTTTTGGGCGGTGTGCACGGCAATGAAACTTCGGGAATTGCTGCTTTGCATGAGGTTTTTGGCCAATTAAAAAAGGAAAATAAAACTTGGAGTGGCAGAGCTATGGCCATTGTGGGCAATATGGAAGCCTCCCGACTGGGCCAACGCTATGTTTATAAAGATTTGAACCGCATTTGGACTCGCGAAATTATTGACGACTTACATTATGGCAGATTAGACACACGACATACCGAATTTGCGGAGTTGGTGGCCGTGTATAAAATCATTTCGGAATTGATAAAAACTACACAAGGGCAGCTCTATGTAGTAGATTTGCATACCACATCAAGCCCAACCATTCCGTTTATTGTCACCAACAACGAAGCCCGATGCAAGGCATTTACAAATCATTTTCCGATGCCCGTCATCAGTGGTTTAACCGGATTTTTGGATGGCACGTTGTTGTCGTATATCAACGATTTGGGCCACGTAGGTTTGGCTTACGAAGCCGGCCAACATAACAGCCACCAATCGTTTTTAAAACATGAAAGTTTTATTTGGCTTAGCCTTTATCACTCGGGTATTTGCACCGATATTGACCAACGATTGATAAACTTACACAAGCAAACATTGGAAGAAGAATTGGTTACCCGAAACAACAATTTTAAACTTATAAGTCGATATAAAATTAAAGAGGATGAGGCATTTAAAATGAATTTGGGATATACCAATTTTCAAAAAATATTTGAAGGGGAGGAGTTGGCTCAAAATCAATTTGGAAAAATCAAATCACCTTATGATGGGTTTATTTTTATGCCACTATATCAGAGCCAAGGAGATGATGGATTTTTTATTGTAAAGCCCGAACAAACTGAGTAGAGGCGTTGGCTGATAAGGCTCTGTTTAAAATCAAATTTGTAATTTATTAATATTGTAGAATGATTCTAGAATTGAATTATTTTAAAGATTGGACAGTAAAAGAAGCTGAGGTTGTTTACAAAAAGTTTTTAGAAAACTATGATAGCTATCTTGAGCAAGTTGATAAGTATGTAAAGCCAAAACAGACATATTCTATTGAGGAATTGGATGAATTTGGTTTTTGGATACAAAAGACTTTTCAAGGACTTATAGAATGTATAGATTTTTCGAGGGTCGTAATAACCAACATTGAAGAATTGAACCAACGATTAGGGATGCCTTTTGAGGAATTTAACAATGTGTTTACCGTATATTTAGGTAATGCGTTGTCTCATCATTTTGGGGGTTACTTTGTCTTTGAAAAAACAAATAGTACTATTCGTGGCTATCCTACATTTACTGATTTTGGTCCTAATACTCTTCCTCATTTAGGCGGTGTTATTACTCCACATTGGGAGCTGATGAGTAGGTTTAATTCCTACTCAACGGATTACAATCGTAAACTTGGACTGGTAATTACAGATTTGTATAAAAAAATGATTAGACAAAGGGAAACCTTTGGCGTGAAAGAAGAATTTACAGATTTCAAGCGAACCCTACCTAATATGTCAATTCAAGAATTATTAAAAGAATTTGGCAAATGGGATTATAATTTAATAGATAGAAAAAAAAGATACAATGAGTGATTTTGGATGTGTACTGCTTTTTACGAAAAGCGATGGAGAGCTTAACTCTCAAGACAAGCAAAAAGTAATCGAAAAACTGGATGAAATAATTCCCGATAGCGATTATAGTTTTATGATACAGGATGGCGATTATCGCACATTTTCGGATTGGGGGGATGGTATTCAGTGCATTCGGCTCACAGAGCATTATGACGACGAAGATGAAGAGTTAGCCGAATTTGCCGAAGAAGATGAGCTTCCAGATGCAGAAGAAATTGCTCAAATACTACAAGACCTTCTTGGTGATGGATACGAGGTAAAGGCAGAGTTTACTGGTTGGTAGAGTTTTATGTATCCCAACTACTCTCCCGATGCAATGGCTCTGATGGCAGGCAATGGTCTTATGAGCTGTTGTTTCTACAAAAGGAGATGCAGCGGCAAGCCTCTGCATGACGCAAACAAAACCCGTCATGCAGAGGCTTGCCGCTGCATCCCAATAATAAATATTTGATTTTTTTTGACTTTATTTGATAGGTAATAAAAATGAAACCACAGCAATATAAAAAGTATGAACAAAGTAGAAATAGAATTAGCAAAAAAACAGCTTACAGACGCTGATTTAGACTATTTTGAAAAGGAGTATAACAAAAAACTTCCCCAAAATTTTCGCAAGTATTTGTTAAAATACAACGGCGGTTTGGTAGAAAACAGAGATGATTTGGATATTTTATTGTCATTGTTAGAAGGGAATAAAATTGAGCACTGGGTGAGATCACATCAAATATTGGAGCAAAATATTGATCCTGACTATCTACCCTTTGCTAATGATCATACTAACAACCCTTATTGCCTAATACTAAAAGAAGGCGATGATTATGGAAAGGTGGTATTTATCGAAATGGATTTTCAATCGGATGAATATATCGTTGCAGACTCTCTCGAAGAATTTCTTGGGGTTGAGTCTATTGATGATTTGTAGGTATTTTTGCCTTGCAGGTGTCCATCGTGAGCATTGGCTCTGCCGGCAAGCAATGGCCAATAAACTTAGTATTTATGCGTGTTAATTTCTACAAAAGGAGATGCAGCGGCAAGCCGCTGCATGACGGATTTTCCTTTTTGCCCCTCATCCTATCTTAAAACCAATTCTGTAGCCATTGCCTCTTGCCTGCAAAGCACCTATCAAACAGAAAAGCGTATATTTGCAGGGAAGTCTGTACGTGTTGGATTATAAAAGAATATTAGCGACGATTTCTTTTTTGACCATTTTGGCTGCCGCTTATGGGCAGTCGAAGGTTACTATTTCCTCAAAATTGCCAACCGAGGTGAGTATTTGCGGAGCTCAAAAAGAGGTGGAAATGTCGGTACACAATATCACAACCTCCACCGTTAGCGGCATTTGGATAAAGGTAAATCTGCCAAACGGTGTCAACTATGTTTCAGGCAGTATTTCGGGAACAAATGTTACCGAAAAATCCATAACCAATCTTCAAGCCCCGGAGTTTTATTTGCCCGATTTAACCATTGCTCAGGGTTCTACATTTGTTTTTAAAATTCGCTCTGACTGCGATTTAGAAACCTTTTTAACCTCCGGAGGAATACCCAAAATTAATGCAACGTGCAACTATACAGGTGGTTCGGTAACGCACACGTCAAATCCGTTCAATGTTTTTCAACCTTCGGTAAATATTACGGGCATAACCAACCAATATTACAATGGCAATTTTGGCGAAGTTTTTATTCGGCAGATTACTATTAAAAATAGTGGAAAAGGAGAGGTGTCGGGTTTTACCATAAAACAAACACCCGAAACCGGATTGAAAATGCTGGGTATAAATGGTGGCAACACTTCCGTTTTGGGTACGGTT
This window contains:
- a CDS encoding succinylglutamate desuccinylase/aspartoacylase family protein; translated protein: MREDVIEITSFNEKLSVERIIGNLGNATGNTILFLGGVHGNETSGIAALHEVFGQLKKENKTWSGRAMAIVGNMEASRLGQRYVYKDLNRIWTREIIDDLHYGRLDTRHTEFAELVAVYKIISELIKTTQGQLYVVDLHTTSSPTIPFIVTNNEARCKAFTNHFPMPVISGLTGFLDGTLLSYINDLGHVGLAYEAGQHNSHQSFLKHESFIWLSLYHSGICTDIDQRLINLHKQTLEEELVTRNNNFKLISRYKIKEDEAFKMNLGYTNFQKIFEGEELAQNQFGKIKSPYDGFIFMPLYQSQGDDGFFIVKPEQTE
- a CDS encoding SMI1/KNR4 family protein encodes the protein MNKVEIELAKKQLTDADLDYFEKEYNKKLPQNFRKYLLKYNGGLVENRDDLDILLSLLEGNKIEHWVRSHQILEQNIDPDYLPFANDHTNNPYCLILKEGDDYGKVVFIEMDFQSDEYIVADSLEEFLGVESIDDL